The Halichoerus grypus chromosome 9, mHalGry1.hap1.1, whole genome shotgun sequence genome has a window encoding:
- the LOC144378824 gene encoding uncharacterized protein LOC144378824, which translates to MAAAAAARSREPASAPARARAPASARGRSGGAAAGAALPAPGVSGCAAAGRVNEARRRGRRRRRRRRRRCGDWDAPWSPAARSLWAGPETPPLPRPSPPPPPTWFQRCEQAGPAGGREGAGRAEREVFTSQKLLQAPSSLMERNIVWQVARVVRSSRGFVCHPWKAVSSSTATTGKCITYQVTESAGGHLFLPQDLRRKSTGLGVFAVQSRYELARRHNASPFYSGPP; encoded by the exons ccgccgccgccgccgcccggagCCGGGAGCCCGCGAGCGCCCCGGCCCGGGCCCGCGCCCCCGCCAGCGCCCGCGGCAGGAGCGGAGGAGCGGCGGCGGGCGCTGCCCTGCCGGCGCCGGGAGTGAGCGGCTGCGCGGCTGCTGGGAGGGTGAATGaagccaggaggaggggaaggaggaggcggcggcggcggaggaggcGCTGCGGGGATTGGGATGCGCCCTGGAGCCCCGCTGCTCGTTCACTCTGGGCCGGGCCGGAGACTCCGCCACTCCCGcggccgtcgccgccgccgcctcctacGTGGTTCCAGCGCTGCGAGCAGGCCGGTCCcgcagggggcagggaaggggccgGCCGGGCGGAGCGAGAG GTCTTTACCTCACAAAAACTACTACAAGCACCAAGCTCCCTGATGGAAAG GAACATCGTGTGGCAAGTCGCCAGGGTGGTCCGTTCGAGCCGCGgatttgtgtgtcatccttggAAGGCGGTCTCCTCCTCCACGGCCACTACAGGGAAGTGCATCACGTATCAG GTCACAGAGAGTGCTGGTGGACATCTCTTCTTGCCCCAAGATCTTCGTCGGAAGTCCACGGGACTTGGTGTCTTTGCCGTTCAAAGTAGATATGAGCTCGCCAGGAGGCATAATGCGTCACCATTTTATTCTGGGCCACCCTAA